One part of the Chryseobacterium mulctrae genome encodes these proteins:
- a CDS encoding S9 family peptidase, with protein sequence MKLKYSLLALAAPFLMNAQQLMTPEILWTLKKVGVQAVSPDQSSLIYKVGQVDLKTEKTKNENYFLNVINNQSSKIDLGKKALFQWDKNGLYAQEGEKIYLSKDSGKTWAEFYTIGEADNIVISPDGKKIAFSKQVLVEKLMGKDKYEDTPKTTAQVYTDLNHRHWDYFNEGKYNHVFVVNTSSSVDSAKDLLEGKTWDSPQRPFGGAEDFVFSPDSSQLLYVTKPKSGKEYSTSTNTDIFAYDLASATTKNLTEGMMGYDVNPKFSPDGKWLLWQSMEHEGYEADKNDIVVMDWKTGAKSNMTGNWDESVTGTTFWSSDSKSIYFNAAFRGTVQLFSVDLKNAKVSQITKGNFDVSDIFAEGKKSLLVSKTDINHGAELFSVNLKNGELSQVTDVNKDTYAKLAQGKSELKMVKTSDGKEMGVWFHYPPNFDPNKKYPTLLYCQGGPQSGLTQFFSTRWNFALMAANGYIVVAPNRRGMPGWGTKWNEEISRDWGGQPMRDYLAATDYAKTFPYVDSERVAAVGASYGGYSVFMLAGIHENRFKTFIAHDGLFDMKSWYLTTEELWFANWDLGSPWEKPLPKAYTEFNPSNFVEKWNKPIMIIQGGIDFRVPYEQGQEAFQSAKLRGLKSKLVYFPNENHWVLHPQNGLVWQREFFDWLKETL encoded by the coding sequence TCCTTTGGACTTTGAAAAAAGTAGGAGTGCAGGCTGTTTCTCCCGATCAATCGTCGCTGATTTATAAAGTCGGACAGGTTGATTTAAAAACTGAAAAAACAAAAAACGAAAATTATTTCCTGAATGTTATCAATAATCAGTCTTCTAAAATTGATTTAGGTAAAAAAGCTTTATTTCAGTGGGATAAAAACGGACTTTACGCTCAGGAAGGTGAGAAAATTTATCTTTCAAAAGACAGTGGGAAAACGTGGGCAGAATTTTACACCATCGGTGAAGCTGATAACATCGTTATTTCGCCGGATGGAAAGAAAATTGCTTTCAGCAAGCAGGTTTTGGTAGAAAAACTGATGGGGAAAGACAAATATGAAGATACTCCAAAAACGACTGCACAAGTTTATACAGATCTAAATCACAGACACTGGGATTATTTTAATGAAGGAAAATACAATCACGTTTTTGTGGTTAATACTTCTTCAAGTGTAGATTCTGCTAAAGATTTGTTGGAAGGGAAAACTTGGGACTCTCCACAAAGGCCTTTCGGTGGAGCGGAAGATTTTGTTTTTAGTCCAGATTCTTCACAGCTTTTATATGTTACAAAACCTAAAAGTGGCAAAGAATATTCTACAAGTACAAACACCGATATTTTTGCTTACGATTTAGCTTCAGCAACAACAAAAAATTTAACAGAAGGAATGATGGGTTATGATGTTAATCCAAAATTTTCACCAGATGGAAAATGGTTGTTGTGGCAAAGTATGGAACACGAAGGATACGAAGCCGATAAAAATGATATTGTGGTAATGGACTGGAAAACCGGTGCAAAAAGCAATATGACAGGAAACTGGGACGAAAGCGTAACCGGAACTACATTCTGGAGCAGCGATTCTAAAAGTATCTATTTTAATGCAGCATTTCGTGGAACCGTTCAGTTATTTTCTGTAGATCTTAAAAATGCAAAAGTAAGTCAGATTACAAAAGGGAATTTTGATGTAAGTGATATTTTTGCAGAAGGAAAAAAATCTCTTTTAGTTTCAAAAACGGATATCAATCACGGTGCAGAATTGTTCTCAGTAAATCTTAAAAACGGAGAATTAAGTCAGGTTACAGATGTCAATAAAGATACTTATGCAAAATTAGCACAGGGTAAATCTGAATTGAAAATGGTAAAAACTTCAGACGGAAAAGAAATGGGAGTGTGGTTTCATTACCCTCCAAACTTCGATCCGAATAAAAAATATCCAACTTTATTGTATTGTCAGGGAGGTCCACAATCTGGATTAACCCAATTTTTCAGCACAAGATGGAATTTTGCATTAATGGCTGCAAACGGTTATATTGTTGTTGCGCCAAACCGTCGCGGAATGCCGGGTTGGGGAACCAAATGGAATGAAGAAATCTCAAGAGATTGGGGTGGACAACCGATGAGGGATTATTTGGCAGCAACAGATTATGCTAAAACTTTCCCTTATGTAGATAGTGAAAGAGTTGCAGCTGTAGGAGCAAGTTACGGAGGGTACAGCGTATTTATGTTAGCTGGAATTCATGAGAATAGATTCAAAACATTCATCGCTCACGACGGATTATTTGATATGAAATCTTGGTATTTAACAACAGAAGAGCTTTGGTTTGCGAACTGGGATCTTGGTTCGCCTTGGGAAAAACCTCTACCAAAAGCATATACAGAATTTAATCCAAGCAATTTTGTAGAAAAATGGAATAAACCAATTATGATTATTCAGGGTGGAATTGATTTTAGAGTACCATACGAGCAAGGTCAGGAAGCCTTTCAATCTGCAAAGTTAAGAGGCTTAAAATCTAAATTAGTATATTTTCCGAACGAAAACCACTGGGTTCTTCATCCACAAAACGGTTTAGTTTGGCAGAGAGAATTTTTTGATTGGCTAAAAGAAACTTTGTAG